Proteins encoded within one genomic window of Theobroma cacao cultivar B97-61/B2 chromosome 7, Criollo_cocoa_genome_V2, whole genome shotgun sequence:
- the LOC18593513 gene encoding uncharacterized protein LOC18593513, whose translation MKVTGKASLPASFSGRNPTDADLKPTTTTTKRRTRSTRWKRVGAPAVGRRSRPETPLLKWKVEEREKGREKSGGGVEEEEEEDGGGGGRRGGGRGRRRKGASTVSARKLAAGLWRLQLPETVTTGAGERRRDRLGFKPGSDFMGVPFLYHHKDKIYGLDAKDPLQSPSSVSGAKNGLLRKIEPSIQFSNSAMEGATKWDPVCLKTTDEVRQIYSHMKRIDQQVSAVSIVSALETELGQAQARIEELETERRSSKKKLEHFLRKVSEERAAWRSREHEKIRAFVDDVKADLNREKKNRQRLEIVNSKLVNELAAAKLSAKQYMQDYEKERKARELIEEVCDELAKEIGEDKAEVEALKRDSMKLREEVDEERKMLQMAEVWREERVQMKLIDAKVALEDRYSQMNKLVADLETFLRSRTGSLDVKDMREAESLRQIAGSVNVHDIKEFTYEPSNPDDIFAVFEDVALAEANEREIEPCVAYSPASHASKVHMVSPEMNIIKKDSMLRHSNAYLDQNDEIEEDESGWETVSHIEDQGSSYSPEGSAASVNKNHRDSNFSGSGTEWEENACGETPITEISEVCSLPARQLNKVSSIARLWRSCPNNGDNYKIISVEGTNGRLSNGRMSNGGIISPDRGSGKGGLSPPDLVGQWSSPDSGHPHITRGMKGCIEWPRGTQKSSLKAKLLEARKESQRVQLRHVLKQKI comes from the exons ATGAAGGTGACGGGGAAAGCGAGTTTACCGGCGTCATTTTCGGGGAGGAATCCGACGGACGCGGATCTTAAGCCGACGACGACGACGACGAAGCGAAGGACGCGGAGCACTAGGTGGAAGCGGGTCGGTGCGCCAGCGGTGGGGAGACGGAGCAGGCCGGAGACGCCGTTGTTGAAATGGAAGGTGGAGGAGAGGGAGAAAGGGAGGGAGAAAAGCGGGGGTGGAGttgaggaggaggaggaggaggatggtggtggtggtggacGGAGAGGTGGTGGTCGGGGACGACGGAGGAAAGGAGCTTCAACGGTTTCGGCTAGGAAGCTTGCAGCTGGATTGTGGCGGCTGCAGCTGCCGGAGACTGTGACAACCGGTGCCGGAGAGAGGAGGAGGGATCGGTTAGGGTTCAAG CCTGGTAGTGATTTTATGGGTGTCCCCTTTCTTTATCATCACAAAGACAAAATTTATGGTTTGGATGCAAAGGATCCGTTGCAGAGCCCTAGTTCTGTCTCTGGCGCAAAGAATGGGCTCCTGCGTAAG ATTGAGCCTTCAATTCAATTTTCAAACTCTGCAATGGAGGGAGCAACAAAGTGGGATCCTGTCTGCTTAAAAACAACAGATGAGGTACGGCAAATTTACAGCCACATGAAGCGTATTGACCAACAAGTAAGTGCAGTATCAATTGTTTCTGCCCTTGAAACTGAGCTAGGGCAGGCTCAAGCCCGCATTGAGGAGCTTGAGACTGAGCGCCGGTCCTCAAAAAAGAAACTTGAGCACTTCTTGAGGAAAGTTAGCGAGGAAAGGGCTGCATGGCGGAGCAGAGAGCATGAGAAAATACGTGCATTTGTTGATGATGTCAAAGCTGACTTGAAtcgagaaaagaaaaatcgtcAGAGACTTGAAATTGTCAATTCCAAATTGGTGAATGAGCTGGCTGCTGCGAAGTTATCAGCAAAGCAATATATGCAGGATtatgaaaaggaaagaaaggccAGAGAACTAATTGAAGAAGTATGCGATGAGCTGGCTAAGGAAATTGGAGAAGACAAGGCTGAAGTGGAAGCATTAAAGAGAGATTCCATGAAGCTTCGCGAGGAAGTTGATGAGGAAAGAAAGATGTTGCAGATGGCTGAGGTCTGGCGAGAAGAACGTGTTCAGATGAAACTGATTGATGCAAAGGTAGCACTTGAAGATAGATATTCACAGATGAACAAGCTCGTAGCAGATTTGGAGACTTTTCTAAGGTCAAGAACTGGATCTCTGGATGTGAAGGACATGAGAGAAGCAGAATCCCTTAGACAGATAGCTGGATCAGTTAATGTCCATGACATCAAGGAATTTACATATGAGCCCTCAAACCCAGATGACATATTTGCTGTTTTTGAAGATGTAGCTTTAGCTGAAGCCAATGAAAGGGAAATTGAACCATGTGTTGCATACAGTCCTGCGAGCCACGCCTCAAAAGTTCATATGGTGAGTCCTGAAATgaacattataaaaaaagaCAGCATGCTGAGACATTCAAATGCGTATTTGGATCAGAATGATGAGATAGAAGAAGATGAGAGTGGGTGGGAAACTGTCAGCCATATTGAGGATCAGGGCTCAAGTTATTCACCGGAAGGGAGTGCTGCATCTGTGAACAAGAATCATCGGGACAGTAATTTCTCAGGGAGTGGAACAGAATGGGAAGAAAATGCGTGTGGAGAAACTCCAATCACAGAAATTAGCGAAGTATGTTCGTTGCCTGCTAGACAGTTGAACAAGGTTTCATCCATAGCAAGACTTTGGAGGTCATGCCCAAATAATGGTGACAATTACAAGATAATTTCAGTGGAAGGAACTAATGGCAGGCTTTCAAATGGAAGGATGTCTAATGGGGGTATCATATCCCCAGATCGAGGGTCAGGTAAAGGTGGGCTCAGTCCCCCAGACTTGGTGGGACAGTGGAGTTCACCTGACTCTGGTCATCCCCATATAACAAGAGGGATGAAAGGGTGCATTGAATGGCCTCGTGGCACACAGAAGAGTAGTCTGAAGGCAAAACTTTTGGAGGCAAGAAAGGAAAGTCAGAGGGTCCAATTGCGGCATGTTCTAAAGCAGAAGATTTAG